ATTAAAAAAAGGAGTTTCTAATGATCAGCAGAAGCAAAAATATTTTATGTATTTTATCGGTAGTGGCGGCAGTAACTTTAACAGGATGTTCCTACCATAAAAGGCATATCTACTCACTTGGAGAGGAAGGGCTCTATTCAAAGGAGTGGCGTCAAATTATTAAAGAATACCCCATTGGGAAAAAAGACAATATCAGGGTGACGCCGCTTTTTAAAAATGAAGATTCAAGCCACTATATTATCCAGATTAACGGCAGGGAGAGGCCTCATATTCATGAAGAGCATGATTTAACGGTTATCGTTAAAAAAGGGAAGGGAACACTGCATCTCGGTGAGGAAAAGCTTTCCATGAAGGCAGGTGACATTGCATTTATTCCACGAGGAACGGTGCACTATTTCGTTAATGAAAAGAAACACTGCCCGGCCGTTTCGTACGTTATTTTTTCACCGTCCTACCATGGCAAGGATAAAAAGATGGTAAATGAGGTTGAACAATAAAGATCGCTTCAATATCAATCAGTTAACGGCCTTTTTAATTAGATGAAGACTTGTAAATAAAAGTAGAAGAGCAAAGGCAAAGGGGAGGGCAGGGGCGGCAAAAAGTGTTTCTGATAGATCACTTTGTGACCTGGAAAAGTTATAGAATAAAACAGAAATACTGTTAATTGATATGTGGGCCATAATAGAAGGCCATAAAGAAGCCGTAATGAGATAGAGCCATCCCGAAAAAAGTCCCAAGAATATGGCGATGGGGAATTGATGGATATTGAAGTGATATACTGCAAAAAGCAGTGATGAAATTAAAAGAGCATTAGTTCTGCTGTAATTATGCAGAAAACTTCTCAGGAAAAAGCCCCTGAAGAGGATCTCTTCAACAAAGGGTGCGATAATGCATGCCGTAACGAAAGAAGCAAACCCGCCATTCATAAAAAGGCTAAACATGTCCAGTTCTTCCTGCTTCATGGGAAAAGCGATAAAAACAAAAATATCGACATAAAAAACGAGTATTCTTATGGCAATGGTTGCCATTACGACAGGAATCAGGAGTTTAGTAATGAAACTTAATTCCGGCCCGGGAGGCGGAATGGGAGAAAAAGTCTCTCTATAAGAGATGTTTTTGTATGACATGAGCAAAGAAATAATGAAGCCATAGGAAAAGATCATAATTAATCCGCTGTATTTTGGATCTCCCCTTAAAAAAGTCAGCCCCATTTCATAGATAAGAGCAGCCCCTATTATTTGAATCCCAAGGAGTATGGCAAGCACCAGAAGGGCATGCCAGAAATTGGGAAAGTCTCTGTTGTGTTCCATATTATTCTGCTACCACCAATGGCTGTTTCTGTTTATATACCAGTAAATTATTCCTGTCACTAAGAAGAAAAGTCCTGTAAAGAAGGAGACGAGCCTCATACCCTTTGCCGACATAATCATGATTATTCCGTCTTTTAGTTTTCTTTCTCCCCGGGCAAGCTGTTTTTTTCCTTCTTCCACTTTCCTTCTTCCCTCATTTAGCCGCTCCTTACCCCACTTAACCTTCTTTTTTCCTTCTTCCAGTCTTTTTTTCCCCCAGTCTATCTTTTTTTTCCCGCCGGTAAGCTGCTTTTTTCCTTCTTCAATCCTCTTTTCACCCTCTTTTAGCTGCCTTTCAGCTTCCTTGAATTTCTTTCCTTTGTAAAGCAGTTTATCTCCTATCCTTTTTAAGAGACTCTTTTTGGCCGCTTCATATTGTTTTTTTCCCTCTTTCAGTCTGAGCTTTCCTGCTTCAAGCTGTTTATAGCCCGCCTGTAAACGCTTCTCTCCTTCTTTTAGTCGCTTTTCACCCTCCTTTAAACGTTTTAGACCTTCCTTGAGCCGTTTTTCACCGTCCTTTAATCTTTTTTGACCCTTCTTGAGTTCCCGAAAGCCTTTTTTAAAGCGTTCCAGTCCATGGGAAATTTTCAATTCACCTTCTCTTATTTCGAGAGTAAGAAAGGTAAAGAGGGAAAAACAACTTAAAGAGATGACCAAAAAGATGAGGAATTTATTCTTTCTTCGCATAAGCTTGCTATTTTAGCTTCTTCCCGATATTTTAATGATATTGCTTTTATCAAATTATATACATCAATAAGATGACTAAAAAAGGAAAAAATTCAATGAAAAGATATTGTTCTTTAATTCTTGCCATTTTGATTTCATTTATTTGTATTTGCTCCGCTTCGGCAACGCAACCCATTATAGCCGATGATTCTATCTACAAACCTGTTTCGGCTAAAAATGGAATGGTTGTTACAGGTGATAATCTGGCGGCAAAGGAAGCTTTAAAGGTACTTAAAGAGGGAGGAAATGCCATCGACGCTGCCGTTGCTGCCGGTTTTGTCATGGCTGTCACTATGCCCAGGGCTGGTAATATAGGCGGTGGCGGTTTTATGCTCATTTATTCGGCGAAGGAGGGGAGGGTGGTAGCCATTGACTACCGGGAGAGGGCGCCTCTTAACGCAAGCCGGGACATGTTTATCGATAAAGATGGGAATGCAGATAATGAACTAAGCCGGTTCAGCCACCTTTCAGCCGGTGTGCCGGGAACTGTGGCCGGCTTTGCTCTGGCTCTTGAAAAGTATGGAACCCTATCCCTGAAAGAGGTACTTGGACCGGCAATAAAATATGCCAAAAAAGGATTTATTGTAAGTGAGGCTTTAGCAGAAGATATTAAAAGGGCTTCTGAAAGGCTTAAAAAATGGCCTGCAACGGCAAAGATATTTTTTAAAAAGGATGGCAGCTATTATGAGTCAGGAGACAGGTTTATACAAAAAGACCTGGCAAAGACGCTGACAATGATTGCCAAAAAGGGCGCTAAAGGATTTTATGAAGGCCCTCTGGCCGATCTCATTGTAGAAGAGATGGAAAGAGAAGGAGGTCTTATTACAAAGGCAGATCTTCTCTCCTATAAACCACGGATCAGGGCACCTGTCAGGGGAAATTACAGGGGATATGACATCTACTCCATGCCGCCACCAAGTTCCGGTGGGACACATTTAATACAAATAATGAATATCCTTGAAGGTTACAAACTGAGAAAGTGGGGCCATAATTCAGCCGGGACTATTCATCATATGGCAGAGGGCATGAAGTTTGCCTATGCCGACAGGTCTGAGTATCTGGGTGATCCTGATTTCTATGAAATGCCTATAAACGCCATATTATCAAAGGTTTACTCAAATAACCTGAGAAAGAAGATTAGTAATAAGAAGGCAAATCCCAGCAGAAATATTGCCCCTGGTGAGCTTGCTCCTTATGAAAGTGATGAAACGACGCATTACGTTGTTGCCGACAATGCAGGGAATGTGGTTTCAAATACCTACACTATTAATTTCAGTTTTGGTTCAGGTATTGTCGTTCCCGGCGCAGGATTTCTCCTCAATAATGAAATGGATGATTTCAGCGCTAAACCGGGTGTACCCAACGCCTACGGGCTCATCGGTGGAGAGGTCAACAAAATCGAAGCAAAGAAGCGCATGCTGAGTTCCATGTCCCCTACAATCGTCTTAAAAGGGGGCAAACCCTTTTTGGCCACAGGAAGCCCCGGTGGATCAAGGATTATAACAACCACACTTCAGGTCATTCTTAACGTTATCGATCATGGAATGAATATTCAGGAAGCCGTTAATGCTCCGAGAGTTCATCACCAGTGGCTGCCTGATGAATTGAGAGTTGAAAAGGGACTGAGCCCGGATACGGTAAAACTGCTTGAACAGAAGGGGCATAAGGTGCTCATAAAGCGGAGTATGGGCGCCGCCTCATCCATTATGATAGATAATGAGACCGGGCTATTTTACGGTGCCGCTGATCCGAGAAGGGAGGGGCTGGCTAAGGGGTATTAAATATCATTGCCGGCGAGCCTGGTATGCATTCGTTAATATTCTAACTAGTGTCCATCGAGAAACTATAATAAATGAAACTTTGTTTTCAATTCGGAAAGGAGGGATTTTTTGCAAGGTCAAGGAAATCAAGGGTTTCGCCGAGTTGTACTACTGTACATGGCACAAGCAAAACCGAAGATTGATGTAGAGATTGTGAAAAAGCACCCTTGACCGATGAAAACTAACTACTTAACAATAAACTGCAGCGTTAGTCCTCCAATTTCCAAAATATCTTTATCTTTTAGCATATGAGGTTCATTTGAGACGCTGCCATTTATTTTTGGCAGATTTTTTTTGTCTGCCGGTGT
Above is a window of Deltaproteobacteria bacterium DNA encoding:
- a CDS encoding CPBP family intramembrane metalloprotease, with translation MEHNRDFPNFWHALLVLAILLGIQIIGAALIYEMGLTFLRGDPKYSGLIMIFSYGFIISLLMSYKNISYRETFSPIPPPGPELSFITKLLIPVVMATIAIRILVFYVDIFVFIAFPMKQEELDMFSLFMNGGFASFVTACIIAPFVEEILFRGFFLRSFLHNYSRTNALLISSLLFAVYHFNIHQFPIAIFLGLFSGWLYLITASLWPSIMAHISINSISVLFYNFSRSQSDLSETLFAAPALPFAFALLLLFTSLHLIKKAVN
- the ggt gene encoding gamma-glutamyltransferase, with the protein product MKRYCSLILAILISFICICSASATQPIIADDSIYKPVSAKNGMVVTGDNLAAKEALKVLKEGGNAIDAAVAAGFVMAVTMPRAGNIGGGGFMLIYSAKEGRVVAIDYRERAPLNASRDMFIDKDGNADNELSRFSHLSAGVPGTVAGFALALEKYGTLSLKEVLGPAIKYAKKGFIVSEALAEDIKRASERLKKWPATAKIFFKKDGSYYESGDRFIQKDLAKTLTMIAKKGAKGFYEGPLADLIVEEMEREGGLITKADLLSYKPRIRAPVRGNYRGYDIYSMPPPSSGGTHLIQIMNILEGYKLRKWGHNSAGTIHHMAEGMKFAYADRSEYLGDPDFYEMPINAILSKVYSNNLRKKISNKKANPSRNIAPGELAPYESDETTHYVVADNAGNVVSNTYTINFSFGSGIVVPGAGFLLNNEMDDFSAKPGVPNAYGLIGGEVNKIEAKKRMLSSMSPTIVLKGGKPFLATGSPGGSRIITTTLQVILNVIDHGMNIQEAVNAPRVHHQWLPDELRVEKGLSPDTVKLLEQKGHKVLIKRSMGAASSIMIDNETGLFYGAADPRREGLAKGY
- a CDS encoding cupin domain-containing protein — protein: MISRSKNILCILSVVAAVTLTGCSYHKRHIYSLGEEGLYSKEWRQIIKEYPIGKKDNIRVTPLFKNEDSSHYIIQINGRERPHIHEEHDLTVIVKKGKGTLHLGEEKLSMKAGDIAFIPRGTVHYFVNEKKHCPAVSYVIFSPSYHGKDKKMVNEVEQ